Sequence from the Leptospira johnsonii genome:
ACCCCCCGGCTGCAAAAGGACCATTCCTTTTAGTTGCCCGTGGGATCTTAATTCTTCTAGCGAAATAGGGCGAGAAAATTTTTCCTTAAATTTCACATCCACCATGAACCAGGTCGGTTTTTGTGGATCACTTTTTGGATCATAATACTTATGTTTCTTATCAAAAGCAAAATGATCTGGGTAACCTTCTTTGACTACTTCCGCAAGTCCTGCTACATGAGGAGGTTTACAACTGCTATGATAGAATAGGATCAAATCCTTTTTTTTGATCTCATCCCTTAGGTAATTTCTCGCTCCATAACCCCTGACTCCCTCCCAAGGCGCTATTTTGCCGGGAGAAGAAGCCAAAGTATCTATGGAAAAAACGTCAGGCTCGGTTTTAAAAAGCCAGAATTTCATTCAATGCCGGTAGAATATGCGGGTTTGCTCGGAATTTCTCCCGCCTTCTCCTTTTTGCTAGAACGTTCCGTTTTCTTTTTAGTTTCTTCGTGAGCCGGATGAACGATAGCCATCAATTCATCATGGTTGACCGTTTCTTTTGCAAGCAGCGCTTTCGCAAGATTCTCGAATTTTGTGGAGTTCTTACGAACTAATTCCCGACCTTTGTCAAGACAGGTCTGCACTATATTACGGATCTCCTTGTCGATCATGGCCGCAAATTCTTCGCTATAAGCCTTATTACTTTGGCCCATATCTCTTCCTAAGAAAGGACTTTCGTGGCCGCTACCGTAATTGATCGTGCCCAGTTTTTCGGACATTCCCCAATCGCAGACCATTCTTCTTGCGATATTGGTTGCTTGTTGGATATCGTTGCTGGAACCGGTAGAAGTCATTTTGAATTTGTATTCTTCTGCGATGAACCCGCCCATACAAACTACGATCTGATCCAACCAGTATCCTTTAGTATGAATATGTTTGTCCTCTGTAGGAAGAGATTGTGTAAGACCTAATGCCCTTCCTCTCGGAATGATAGTCACCTTATGGACCGGCTCGGTATAAGCCAGAAGTGTTCCTAAGATCGCGTGACCCGCTTCGTGATATGCAATCACCTCTTTTTCCTTTTCGGAAATGAAGAAGGACCTACGCTCAGGACCCATCATCACTTTGTCGCGGGCTTCTTCTAATTCTTCTTGGGTTACACGTTTTTTATTCTTACGTGCAGCAAGTAAAGCGGCCTCATTGATCAGGTTAGAAAGATCCGCACCTGTAAATCCAGGGGTCCCTCTTGCGATTGAATTCAAAGAGATATCGCTGGTTAAAGGAACTTTTCTAGAGTGAACTTTTAAGATCTGCTCTCTTCCGTTCAGGTCCGGAAGATCCACCATTACCTGGCGGTCGAATCTTCCCGGTCTGAGTAAGGCTGGATCTAAAACGTCAGCACGGTTTGTAGCTGCCATTACGATCACACCTTCGTTTTTCTCAAATCCGTCCATTTCGACAAGCATCTGGTTTAGGGTCTGCTCTCTTTCGTCATGACCACCGCCCCATCCGGCTCCTCTCAATCTTCCCACTGCATCAATCTCATCTATAAAGATAATACATGGAGAATTTTTCTTACCTTGTTCGAATAGATCTCGAACACGAGAAGCTCCTACACCCACAAACATTTCTACGAAGTCGGAACCGGAAATACTGAAGAATGGAACGCCAGCTTCTCCTGCAACCGCTCTAGCTAGAAGTGTTTTACCTGTTCCGGGAGGACCCACTAAAAGAACTCCGGTCGGGATTCTTGCGCCCATAGCTTGGAATTTTTTAGGATCTTTTAAGAATTCTATAATTTCGACCAATTCGGTTTTGGCTTCTTCGCAACCTGCAACGTCTGCGAAACTTACCTTAACCTTTGGATCCACAGTCAATTTAGCTTTGGATTTTCCGAAAGAGAAAGCCTTATTGCCGGTAGACTGGACCTGGCGCATAATAAAAAAGTAAAATACGAAAATACCGATCACTGCGATCAGAAGGAAGGAACTCAACATTCCAAATCCGTGTCCGTTCTCGGAAGGAACTACTTCGAGATCAATATTCGTTTTTCTTAAAGAAGAAAGGAATTCTTTGTCGATAGGAGCGATCCGGGTCTCGAAACGAACAGGAGTTTTTGCGGATCCTTCTTCGAATGGTTCGTAACAACCTTTGATCATGTCCCCTTCTAGGATCAGCTTATCACAGCCTGGAAAGTTGGAATCGGTAGTCTTTACCAGTTTGCCTTTCGGTTTGGAAGAAACATCCGGCTCTACCATGCTCATAAATTGGGAAAACGGTAATATCCTAGGTTTGCCCAGAGCAGTTTGGATCTGCGGTACTAGAAGTGCTAATCCTAGGATTACTAAAATGAAAAGTATAAGTAATCTAAGACCTTTATTATTGTTATTCATGTGTAACTCCCAAGCTCCGCCATCTCCTCGGAGCCACATTCTTCCCGTAGATTAGACTAAAGGAAACAGGCCTTAAACCTGCCGGAATCGTAAACCGGTATACTCATTGGAAACCGATTTCTTACAAAAGGTTCCCCATAATCAGAGTCCCTTTTTTTCCGGAAAAGTAAAGGATTTTTAGATCTCGGCGGAACCGAGAGGAAAATTAGATAAAAGAAATTTATCCAGACCAGATCCGGATTTTTTTGAGAAAAAACAGATCTTACAATCTGTATTTTTCGATCACATCTTCTATATCGCCCAAACTAATGGAACGAATTGCTGCCTCTGCATCGTTGATGATCTGGATCAAACTTAAGTTCTCTAAAGGTTGGAAATCTTCCTTCAAAAATCCGTCTAGATTAGAACCGTCGAATTCGTCGTTTCCTATCCCAATTCGGATTCGGATAAAATTTGGAGAACGTAAGGATTGGATCACTGATTTGATCCCAGGATTCTCGTTCCCGTTAGCTCCCTTATCCACTACGATTTTACCCAAGGGTAAGGTCCAATCTTCGTGGATCACAAGAATATCCTGCACCTGAATTTTCAGGAAGGAAGCTATATACAGAACGGACTCTCCCGATAGATCGCTGAAGGTCTGAGGTTTTAATAATACAACCTCTTCTCCTTCGAAATCGCCTCGCCCAATCAAAGACTTTTTCTTTTTAGTCTTGATCTCGACGTTGATATTATTGGCGATCACGTCCAAAATTTTGAAGCCGATATTCGCTCGGTTATTATTGTATTTGTCTCCGGGATTACCCAATCCGACGATTAGCTTCATACAATAATGTACTCCAAATTTTTAGATCTCGGGATGGGGAAATTATTTCCCTTTTTTACCTGCAGGTTTTGCCCCAGCAGCTTCCTTAGCTTCTGCTCTTTCTTGAGCAAGTAAAGCTTTGGTTTTCAGAACTGCTGCTACGATCGGATCTCCGTTAACTAAAATTTCCCAACTTGCAGGAACTTTTAAGCTGCTAACTTTGATAAAATCGCCTACATCTAGATCGGTTACATCTAGAACTAGAGTTTCGACCAGATCCTCAGGAACGGTTTTCACACGGATCTCGTGGATCAAATGGTCGAATTGACCACCCATCTTAGAACCTTTTGCTGTTCCTTCGGTGCGAATTCCGATCTTAGTAACGATCTTTTTACCAGGCTCTACTTTGTAGAAGTCTACGTGGCGGATCCTGTCGATCTCAGGGAAACGTTGTACTTCTTTTACGAAAACCTTTTGGACTCCTTCTCCCTCCACTTCCAACTCGATCAGAGTGGATTGGCGAATCCCGGAATGAACTAGTTTTTCAAGTTCTTTCTCGTTTACGGAACCGGACGCGGCATTTCCGCCTCCGATAATGTTAATAGGAACTTGTCCTGCGGCACGAAGACGATTGTTTACGTTCTTGCCGGTTTCAGTCCTTTTTGTAACAACTAATTTGTGGCTCATGGTTTTTACCCTTGTCTCTTATATAAATAGATCGCTGACCGATTGATTGGTCGATATCCTCTGGATCGCAGCCGCAAATAGCGGAGCTACAGAGAGTGTTTTTAACTTAGCAATTCTCTTGGATTCTGGAATTTCGATCGTATTGGACAATACAACCTCTGTAAAAGGTGTAGCATTCAAACGATCTATAGCTTCTCCGGAAAGAACTCCATGAGTAGCCGCACAATATACCGACTTAGCTCCATTTTTCAAAAGCGCGTCGGCCGCTTTACAGATCGTGCCCGCAGTATCGATCATATCATCCAAAAGGATACAATTCTTACCTTCTATCTCTCCGATTACGTTCATCACTTCGGAAACGTTCGCCTTCGGTCTTCTCTTGTCTATGATCGCTAAAGTTGCGTTCACTTTTTTACCGAAGGATCTAGCTCTTTCCGCTCCACCAGAATCGGGAGAAACGATAACCAGATCTTCGAACTTTTTACTCAGTATATATTCTACCAGTACCGGGCTGAAATGTAAATTATCCACAGGCACTTTGAAGAAACCTTGGATCTGATCCGCATGAAGGTCCATTACGATTACTCTAGTCGGCCCTAAGGTCTCGATCAGATCTGCAACCACTCTTGCGGAGATCGGAACTCTTGGCTCCGCTTTTCTATCTTGGCGTCCGTAACCATAATAAGGAATAACTACTGAAATACTTTTTGCAGAGGCGCGTCTTAACGCATCCATGATCAAAAGTAATTCCATCAGGTTATCATTTGCGGGGGCAGAAGTTGACTGGATTAGGAATACGTCCCTTCCCCTTACATTCTCTTCTATCTTAACCGCGATCTCTCCGTCGGAAAATTTACGAAGATTGATCTTGCCAGGCTCTATCCCAAGCTCTTGGCAAATTTCATTTGCGATCGTACGATTGGAAGATCCTGAAAAAACTGCGATATTAGTGCCGCTCATTTCGCAACCACTCCGTTCAAAACTGCCGCTAAGTTTTCCAGGTCTGCGGGAGAATTCACACCTTGGCTTTCTCCGCTGTTTTTAAGAATTACTGCGCCCAACTTTTTTCCTTCTTTTTTATACAACTCTACTAGATCAGGAAGATAATATTCTCCCTGAGCGTTGCTGTTTCCGATTTTTCTAAGAGATTCGAAAAGAATTTCAGAACTGAAAACATAAGTTCCGGTGTTGATCTCGTTTATTTTTTTCTGTTCCTCATTCGCATCTTTTTCTTCAACGATTGCGGTCACTTCTCCCGAAGAATTACGAACGATCCTTCCATAACCGGTAGGAATATCTACCTTTGCGGAAAGAAGTGTAGCGGAGAATTCATTTTGGACATGTGTGGAAACGAGAGAACCGAATGTGTCCCCGGTGATCATCGGGACATCCCCGCAAGCTACAAGGATAGGACCTTTATGGGATTTAACTAATTCTTCGGCACATAATACTGCGTGAGCTGTGCCTAACTGCTCTTTTTGCTCGGCGAAACGAATGCCGGGAATCCCAGTGCAAAGGGCTTGGACTTCTTCTTTTTTATAGCCTACAACTATGACTATGTCATGGATCCCAGCCTCTTTGAGGTGGTCGATAACATGGTTTAAAAGGGGCTTTCCATTTAAAGGAACAGCCACCTTTGGGAGCTCCGTCTTCATGCGGGTTCCCTTTCCCGCAGCTAATACTACGGCGACTGCTTCCTTTTTGGCGTCCATTCAGTAATCCGGTGAAATCAAACAGTGGCTGGGCCGATAGGATTCGAACCTATGAAATGGCGGTACCAAAAACCGCTGCCTTACCACTTGGCGACGGCCCAGTTTCATTCTTTAATAATTAAAGCTTACAAACGTAAGGTCGGGAAATTCCGTTTGCATTTTGGCGAACAGCTCTTCCCGTATCTCCAATCCTTGCACCAAACCGTAGATACAAGATCCGGATCCGGTTAAGGAGGAGTAACTAGCTCCATTCGCCAAAAAACTTTCCTTTAATTTCCCTAGTTCGGGAAACTTTTGGAAGGCAAGAGGCTCGAAGTCGTTTACGAGCTTTTCTCTCAAAGCCGCCCAATTCCCTTCTTTTAAAGAAAACTCGACGTCATTGTCTAGAGAAATCCATCTTTTCGAGGGAGGGTCGGCTTGTAAAGGCTTTTTGAGCCCTGCGTACATTTCGGCTGTCGAGAGTATTTGAGGAGTTAAAGCCAGAATTCCCTGTCCGGGATGCACTTGTATATCCCTTAAGATCTCACCTTTTCCGGACACCAAACAATGATTTTCGGATAAGAAGAAGGGAACGTCAGCTCCAATCTCGGCCGCCAGTTTGAAAATATGGTCCGAATGAAACTCAGGCCCCAAACCGAAATAAAAAGAAAAAAGGGAAGCGGCGTTTGCGGATCCGCCTCCGAGTCCCGCGGCAGGAGGGATTCTTTTTGTAAGGTAGATCCTCACACCTGGAAGTTCTCTGTAATGTGCGCGGATCTTAGAAAAAGTTTTAAAAAGAATATTCTTACTTAAGTCTCCTTTCTCAGAGACCTCGTCGTACAAACGTCTTTTTTCTAAAATGATCTGATTATTGGAAACCAACTCGAAAGAACCGGGAGAGATCGGTTCTATCTGAATATCATCTCCCCAATTTAAACGTAAGAATACACTTCGGATCTCATGAAATCCGTCAGGCCTTTTATAAGGGATCTCTAGTCCTAGGTTGATCTTTGCGGGAGAAAGCAAGGTATATCCTGAATCAACTGCAAATAGAGAGAAGTCAATCGATTCCTAATTGGACGAACCGGAAGAAATCGTCTCCCAATATGCAGTCATCCTTTCCTTTAATCCAGGTGGGTTATGAAGAATTACGTTCGGACCAAAACCTTTCAGGACCGATAAGAACCAATCCTGGTTTCTGATCCTTGCCTTAGAAAGATAGTAAGTAGTGTCCCCGATCTGCTTTTTGGTAGTAGTTCTTTCCAAATGTAATCGAGAATGCAGATTAAAATATACTTCGGAAGTATGATAGATCTCCGCGAAATTGGAGTCCCCTTCTCCCCCTTGGACAAATTCTTTTAATTTGGAGATTGCATTCTTTCTTTCTGCGTCCGGGATTTCTGCAACATTCTCCTGGGTTGGATTCAATTGAAGAATAGAATCCAATCTGAATGTTCTGGGTGCCTTTCTGGAATGGCAATAACCGATCAAATATTCTTCTCTAAAACTTAATAATGCCCAAGGATCAACTTTTCTGGATTCCGGTTCGGCCTCTCCCTGCGCACGGTATTTGATCTGCAAAGATTTGCCTTCGGAGATTGCATTCTCGATATTCTTTCTAATTTCGTTTTCACTAGGAATACCCGCAGAAGGAAGAATTGTATGAATTTTATCTAATATAGATTTCAGGATCTTTTTTCGAGAAGGGCCTGTTTCTTTTTCGTCCTCTTCTAAAAATAGTTTTCGGATTGTGGCCCATTCTTTTACACTTAGGACCAAACCTTGATCCAAGCTTAAAGGCATACGAATGCCTATTGTCTCTCCATCGTAATCCAATTCCACAAATTGGTCAGGAGTATAAGGATAAGAACCCACCATGTATAATTTTCCGAGTTCTTTTTTGAGATCTTTTATATCATCGATACCGGAATACTTGGAAAGATCCTCCAAACTCATTCTTTTGTTTTCCTGCAAAAGATGAATCACTGCCAGTTTGGTTTGGAGTTTTTTCGTACTTGGATTCATGCCGGACATTCTTTCTTTCGGGAAATTTAGAGGCAATCAGAAATACGTATCATTTGAGAAGGAATTTTTCAGGCCCTCTTTTTACCGAATCGTAACCGAAAACATGGGATTTTTAGACGGATGATACCTATTTGTCCAGCCCTTCCAATAGAATGCGCTTCTATGGGCCAAACGTCTTTTTTAAAAAATACATTTAGACTTCTTCCTAAATTTTATCTGGAGTTATTCGATTCGGACCAAGTGTTCTTAGCGGCAGCACAGATGATCGGAAAGAGGATCTTGCGATTCCGCATAGATTCCAGAGTTTCTTATAAAAAAGGAGACGGAGTTTACGGAAGATTGTACGGACTTAGATCCAGTTTTTACATTCCAATCTCTGGAATTATTAAAGAAAGAAAAGAATTACAATCCAGATACTATTCTAAAGTTTGCGAATTGGAATTAGAATCCGACGAAGATATAGAATAGCGAATAACGTTATAATTCGATCGATCTCTGACACCTTCTGCTTGCAAAAGTCAACTCAGTTTGGGTAAAGGGAAATGAACAATACATTTTATTCAATGAATCTCATGTAGAGAAGTGATTTAGATTTCTGAGATAAAGAGAATAGTTAAGGAATAATCTGCTCCAAGTAAATATTCCGCAAAAATTATCTTCATACTTGTTAACTTTGACAGACGAATATAAAACGGAGATACATGATGAAATCAATTTTGAAACTCGTAGCTGTGGTCCTCTTTTTGAGCGCGGGCTTGGGCTCCTTGCAGGCAGGTGATCTGAGAAAGAACGGCTCTCTTATTGGCAGTATAGACTCCAGTGGAGATGTAAGGCTGAACGGGTCTCTCGTGGGAAGATTTGAATCCAGCGGAGATGTTCGGAAAAACGGAAGCCTGATCGGCAGAATTGACTCTAACGGAGATATTCGAATGAACGGGTCGCTAGTAGGTTCGATTGATTCCAGCGGAGATGTACGCAAGAACGGAAGCCTAATTGGGCGAATTGATAGCAATGGCGATGTACGAAAAAATGGTTCCTTGATCGGAAGTGCAGTAGGAATTCCAAGAGCCCAAGCGGCAGGATTCTTTTTCTTCTTCTTTTTGAACGAGTAAGATTGGAACAAAGCCACACTTCAATTGCCTGCTTCCATCCGGCTGCAGAATACAAAGGGTAAAACCTTTCTCGCCGGGGGAAGCAGCGTAAAACATTCCCTAATTCTATTTCTCTCTTTCCATAGAAAAGATCAGAACATCTTCCTTATTTTCAGACCAAACTCTTTTGAAATCAGGACCCAACGCTTGGGAGATACTATGATAATATTTATTTTTCAAAAAAGGATCTGAATCGTTCAAACTTTCCAGGATAGAAGCTTTTGTCTGAACGAATAATATCTTTTGGAATTGTTCCGGTTTATTTTTGGAGAAGAAGTTTTTAATATGGCCTTCCTTCATCAGCCAAACAGAAGGTGTTTGGAAGAAATATTTACCTAAGATCTGAGAATACGTCCTAATCTGGACCACAACCAAATCAGGTTTCTGTTCCAAATAGATCGCATTCAGTTTAGTAGTCTTTCTTCCATACTTTGCCAAGATCTGTGTATAAGAAAAACTGATATATACAGAATAGAAAAGGACCGTAAACAGTACAATTTTTGCGGTCTTGCGGAACTTCTCCCCAATACTATCTATCAAGATCAAAAACATCCCAACAAAAGCTGGCAAACTCAAATGCAGATATCTGGAACCAAAATCTATGATCCCATCGTTTGGTGCAGATATCACTAATACTATAAATGCGGCGAGGCCAGAAAAAACAAACAGATCCCGATTCGAGATCTCCATTACAGAATTCCTTTTAAACGGGTTCTTTTTAACGAAAATATAATATACAAAAAAGAATAGAACGATCAAAAACCCTGGAGTATAACCGAAAAATCCGATCCGGTTCGGGTTTGCGATCAATAGCCCTGTATAAATTTTCCATTTTTTCCAAGGATATAGAAACATTGTAGGCTGATTGAAGGAGAACCTTGGGCCCAATGGATGCCCGTATAGAATATACTGGATCCCAAACAAAAGCCCAACTCCTATTAAGAAGCCTATTAAATAACCTAAAATTTTCCTTCTTTCCTCTATATTAGAAAACCTATATATACTTAAAAAGAAGATAAAGGATAATGGAAATACGATACTTTCTATCCTAAACCATGCAGAAGAAGCGCAGATAAAACCTGAACTTACAAACACGAGCCAGGAAGAAGACGTGCCGGATCTTAAAAATAGAAAACTTCCCCCTAAAAATAAAAAGGAAGCGATCCCTACGTCCGGGAAAAAATATCCATTGATCAAAAATGGAGAAGCTAAAACCAAAACTCCCAAATAGATCGGATCCCAATCCCATAAAAGTGAAAGGAATAGAAAAGAAAGAAGTATTAAGATCGCGGTCGCGACATATACTCCTACTATCCCACTCCAAGGAAGAAATACCGCGTATACATAACCCAATGCAGCGGGAAATGGACTGATCAGTTCTTCACCGATACGGATACATTCGGTGGGGCAATAATTTCCTTCCGGGTCCAGGCTTTTAGAAGGCAGCGCCAAGTTACCCGAAAGGAATCCGTTCCTTCCAACGGATTCTCCCAATATAAATTTGCCCAAATGGTCGGAGTATAACTGTTCACCCGGCTTCAATAAGAACGGATATAAGAGAGGAAGAAGGAACAAAAAACAAAATATAAGCTTTGTCCATTTAGAATAGGACTTTCCGCCCAGGAAACTCATCAGGGCAAATTAGAAGGTGCAAACCGTCTCACAATCCTTTTTCGGAACGTTACCCATTCCCAAATCGGTTGACTGTCCGAAGGAAACCTGAAAGGGTCATAAAATCAGAGAATTCTCCGGAGAGTATGATGAAAAAATCGGTATTATTCATAACTTGTCTCTTATTTGCCGGAGGCCTGCTCGGCCAAGACACAAGCACTCAAACTTCTACCAGAGAAAAAATGGTCTGTGAACGTATGGACCTGGAGATCCAAAGCACTACTTATAACGACGCTTTGAGATGTGAGACCAAAGATGCGATTTGTTATATGATCGAAGGTTTCAGTATGAGCTGTTTTCCTAAAGAAAAGAAAATATCTAAATAAGTTACCTCGTCCGTTAGCGCATACAAAAAAGATAAACACATAAAAAAAGGCGCCTTACGGCGCCTTGCAGTCGATGGATTTTTAGGATTTGTGACTACTAATTAAAGATTGTTTAGAAATTCTTGAGTTCTTGCAGCTTCTGCTTCAAGAGCTTTTGCTTGTCTTAAGAATTTTTCAGACTGAGCGTTGCTAGCGAGGAATTTTCCTCCAGTAGAACGTTTAGCCAATGCTCTTAACTCTTCTGCTCTTTCATTTTTTTGCTGAGCGATTGCTTTCAAGTAAGTAGCTACTGCAACTTTTTGCTCTTTAGTAACCGCTGCGGATACCAAAGCTTGCTCTAAGAGACGATCTTCAGTATCTTGAGAAACCGCGAAAACGGAAGATCCT
This genomic interval carries:
- a CDS encoding EVE domain-containing protein, whose amino-acid sequence is MKFWLFKTEPDVFSIDTLASSPGKIAPWEGVRGYGARNYLRDEIKKKDLILFYHSSCKPPHVAGLAEVVKEGYPDHFAFDKKHKYYDPKSDPQKPTWFMVDVKFKEKFSRPISLEELRSHGQLKGMVLLQPGGRLSIQPVSEEHFHYICKLAGAKSLPG
- the ftsH gene encoding ATP-dependent zinc metalloprotease FtsH — protein: MNNNNKGLRLLILFILVILGLALLVPQIQTALGKPRILPFSQFMSMVEPDVSSKPKGKLVKTTDSNFPGCDKLILEGDMIKGCYEPFEEGSAKTPVRFETRIAPIDKEFLSSLRKTNIDLEVVPSENGHGFGMLSSFLLIAVIGIFVFYFFIMRQVQSTGNKAFSFGKSKAKLTVDPKVKVSFADVAGCEEAKTELVEIIEFLKDPKKFQAMGARIPTGVLLVGPPGTGKTLLARAVAGEAGVPFFSISGSDFVEMFVGVGASRVRDLFEQGKKNSPCIIFIDEIDAVGRLRGAGWGGGHDEREQTLNQMLVEMDGFEKNEGVIVMAATNRADVLDPALLRPGRFDRQVMVDLPDLNGREQILKVHSRKVPLTSDISLNSIARGTPGFTGADLSNLINEAALLAARKNKKRVTQEELEEARDKVMMGPERRSFFISEKEKEVIAYHEAGHAILGTLLAYTEPVHKVTIIPRGRALGLTQSLPTEDKHIHTKGYWLDQIVVCMGGFIAEEYKFKMTSTGSSNDIQQATNIARRMVCDWGMSEKLGTINYGSGHESPFLGRDMGQSNKAYSEEFAAMIDKEIRNIVQTCLDKGRELVRKNSTKFENLAKALLAKETVNHDELMAIVHPAHEETKKKTERSSKKEKAGEIPSKPAYSTGIE
- the pth gene encoding aminoacyl-tRNA hydrolase, which gives rise to MKLIVGLGNPGDKYNNNRANIGFKILDVIANNINVEIKTKKKKSLIGRGDFEGEEVVLLKPQTFSDLSGESVLYIASFLKIQVQDILVIHEDWTLPLGKIVVDKGANGNENPGIKSVIQSLRSPNFIRIRIGIGNDEFDGSNLDGFLKEDFQPLENLSLIQIINDAEAAIRSISLGDIEDVIEKYRL
- a CDS encoding 50S ribosomal protein L25/general stress protein Ctc encodes the protein MSHKLVVTKRTETGKNVNNRLRAAGQVPINIIGGGNAASGSVNEKELEKLVHSGIRQSTLIELEVEGEGVQKVFVKEVQRFPEIDRIRHVDFYKVEPGKKIVTKIGIRTEGTAKGSKMGGQFDHLIHEIRVKTVPEDLVETLVLDVTDLDVGDFIKVSSLKVPASWEILVNGDPIVAAVLKTKALLAQERAEAKEAAGAKPAGKKGK
- a CDS encoding ribose-phosphate diphosphokinase translates to MSGTNIAVFSGSSNRTIANEICQELGIEPGKINLRKFSDGEIAVKIEENVRGRDVFLIQSTSAPANDNLMELLLIMDALRRASAKSISVVIPYYGYGRQDRKAEPRVPISARVVADLIETLGPTRVIVMDLHADQIQGFFKVPVDNLHFSPVLVEYILSKKFEDLVIVSPDSGGAERARSFGKKVNATLAIIDKRRPKANVSEVMNVIGEIEGKNCILLDDMIDTAGTICKAADALLKNGAKSVYCAATHGVLSGEAIDRLNATPFTEVVLSNTIEIPESKRIAKLKTLSVAPLFAAAIQRISTNQSVSDLFI
- a CDS encoding sugar phosphate nucleotidyltransferase → MDAKKEAVAVVLAAGKGTRMKTELPKVAVPLNGKPLLNHVIDHLKEAGIHDIVIVVGYKKEEVQALCTGIPGIRFAEQKEQLGTAHAVLCAEELVKSHKGPILVACGDVPMITGDTFGSLVSTHVQNEFSATLLSAKVDIPTGYGRIVRNSSGEVTAIVEEKDANEEQKKINEINTGTYVFSSEILFESLRKIGNSNAQGEYYLPDLVELYKKEGKKLGAVILKNSGESQGVNSPADLENLAAVLNGVVAK
- a CDS encoding 4-(cytidine 5'-diphospho)-2-C-methyl-D-erythritol kinase — its product is MLSPAKINLGLEIPYKRPDGFHEIRSVFLRLNWGDDIQIEPISPGSFELVSNNQIILEKRRLYDEVSEKGDLSKNILFKTFSKIRAHYRELPGVRIYLTKRIPPAAGLGGGSANAASLFSFYFGLGPEFHSDHIFKLAAEIGADVPFFLSENHCLVSGKGEILRDIQVHPGQGILALTPQILSTAEMYAGLKKPLQADPPSKRWISLDNDVEFSLKEGNWAALREKLVNDFEPLAFQKFPELGKLKESFLANGASYSSLTGSGSCIYGLVQGLEIREELFAKMQTEFPDLTFVSFNY
- a CDS encoding helix-turn-helix transcriptional regulator — protein: MNPSTKKLQTKLAVIHLLQENKRMSLEDLSKYSGIDDIKDLKKELGKLYMVGSYPYTPDQFVELDYDGETIGIRMPLSLDQGLVLSVKEWATIRKLFLEEDEKETGPSRKKILKSILDKIHTILPSAGIPSENEIRKNIENAISEGKSLQIKYRAQGEAEPESRKVDPWALLSFREEYLIGYCHSRKAPRTFRLDSILQLNPTQENVAEIPDAERKNAISKLKEFVQGGEGDSNFAEIYHTSEVYFNLHSRLHLERTTTKKQIGDTTYYLSKARIRNQDWFLSVLKGFGPNVILHNPPGLKERMTAYWETISSGSSN
- a CDS encoding polymer-forming cytoskeletal protein, producing MMKSILKLVAVVLFLSAGLGSLQAGDLRKNGSLIGSIDSSGDVRLNGSLVGRFESSGDVRKNGSLIGRIDSNGDIRMNGSLVGSIDSSGDVRKNGSLIGRIDSNGDVRKNGSLIGSAVGIPRAQAAGFFFFFFLNE
- a CDS encoding LA_3751/LA_3752 family putative glycosyltransferase; this translates as MSFLGGKSYSKWTKLIFCFLFLLPLLYPFLLKPGEQLYSDHLGKFILGESVGRNGFLSGNLALPSKSLDPEGNYCPTECIRIGEELISPFPAALGYVYAVFLPWSGIVGVYVATAILILLSFLFLSLLWDWDPIYLGVLVLASPFLINGYFFPDVGIASFLFLGGSFLFLRSGTSSSWLVFVSSGFICASSAWFRIESIVFPLSFIFFLSIYRFSNIEERRKILGYLIGFLIGVGLLFGIQYILYGHPLGPRFSFNQPTMFLYPWKKWKIYTGLLIANPNRIGFFGYTPGFLIVLFFFVYYIFVKKNPFKRNSVMEISNRDLFVFSGLAAFIVLVISAPNDGIIDFGSRYLHLSLPAFVGMFLILIDSIGEKFRKTAKIVLFTVLFYSVYISFSYTQILAKYGRKTTKLNAIYLEQKPDLVVVQIRTYSQILGKYFFQTPSVWLMKEGHIKNFFSKNKPEQFQKILFVQTKASILESLNDSDPFLKNKYYHSISQALGPDFKRVWSENKEDVLIFSMEREK
- a CDS encoding LIC10421/LIC12816 family protein, translated to MKINKLTSLLLVVGFLAGSSVFAVSQDTEDRLLEQALVSAAVTKEQKVAVATYLKAIAQQKNERAEELRALAKRSTGGKFLASNAQSEKFLRQAKALEAEAARTQEFLNNL